AGATTTATTTCAAACAGGTGCTGGAAATGCATGGCGTGACGAAGGAGGACTATGAAAAAAGCCTGATGCTCATCGCCAATGACTTGCCGCGCATGGAGGAAATCGTGCGGCAGGCGGAGGAGATATTGACCACGCCCAAAACGCAGTAAGCTGAGCGTATGCTCAGATGTGGGTTGGCAGGCCGCTATTGTTGGCTGGCGCGAGGAGGGTGTCTCGCGCCAGCCAACAATAAGGGGGGGGCTTTCATCGCACCACTGTCACATCGCCCAAGAATCGCTCGGTCTCGCCATCCTTGAACAAGACTTCGGCCTCGTAGATGAACACGGCTGGGTTGATGCCATCGCCCGACACCCGACCGTTCCAGCCTGCCAACACGTCGTTGGGCGCAAAATTTCGATTCTCAAAAATGGCCTTTCCCCAACGGTTGTACACACGCAGCAGCTTGACCATTTCCACATCCTCCCCGCCGAAAACGGTGAAGATGTCGTTGCCTCCATCCGAGCTGTTGTCAGGCGTGAAGATGTTGGGGATGTACACGTATCGTTCCTTCGTCACGGTCACAGTGCGGTCGTCGGTGGCTTGGCAGCCATTGGAATCTATGACCGTCACTCGGTAGCGGAAGCTGTATGTGGGTGCGTAAGGGCAATCTTCGCACAGAAATTCGGTCAGTTCGGCGGGCGAAATGAGGACTTCATTGGCTCGTTCGGGGTAGTTCACCACCGTTTCGCGCCATAGGTCAATGGTTTGCCCCAGATGGATGGCTGTGTCGGGGTCGAGCACGACAAGCAGTTCGGCGGGTTCGGGCATGGTGAACACCGTGTCGAATTCGCAACCGTTGGCGCCTTGAATGGTGAGCGTGTGGTCGCCGGGGTCCAAGAATCGAATTTGAGGGTCTTGGTTAAAGGGTTTGTTGTCAATCGAATATAAATATGGGCCCACGCCGTTTGCCACGCCGGACACTTGGAGGATGCCATTGCGCTCGCCATAGCAGGTGATGGGCCGCACATCAAGCGTGGCGGCATCGGGGATGAGCGGTTCCACTACTTCCAAACTGTCGGTGGAGGCGCATCCGTTGACGGTATTGGTCGCAGTCAAGGTGTAAAGCCCCACGCTATCCACTTTGACTCGCAGGCGGTCGGCACCGGACACGATGTGCCCCACAGAGTCTGCCACCCATCGGTAGGCATAGTTGGCGGGGGGGGTGACTTGCACCACGAGTTCGGCAGGTTCATTGGTGCAATTGAGCGCCTGAGGCTTTTCCATTGTCAAGGTTGGGCGGTACGAATCGGGTAGCACCGTGATGTTGAGCGAGCTGGCGCAGGGAGGGTTTCGCTTGCATGAGTTGGCGGCTTGGACGCATATCGGGCCGCTTTGGTCGCCGATGGTGATGTCCACGAGGCTGCCTGCAGGCCCCAACACGACGGCAGGTACCGGCTCTCCGTTCACGAGTGTGCCGGGTGGTCCATCCCAAATGTAGGCGCCTGCGCCTTGCACGGCTGCGACGAAGTAGGGGAACACCGCGCCGGGGCACGCCTCCGTGGGGCCGGAGATGGGGCCGACCATGCCCAATGGCGGCTCGTAAACGGCATCGTTGGGAGTCACTGAAATAGTGAAATTGCACAGGTCGCCCGCATAGCCGTCAATGAGGAGATAATAGTTGGAGCCGGGGTTGAGGTTGTCCACCGACACTGAGACGGGGGTGTTTCCGCCGTTCTCCTTGCCAATGTTGCATTTGAGCGGTGCGGAGGTGCAATCGGCATACAAGGCGATTTGTACGCCGTTGCCGTCGTTGCAAAAGAAAGGGTTGGCGGTGAAGGTGGCAGAAGTGGAGCCTGCGATGAACCCTATCCACTGGGCATTTTCGAGCGTGCCGCAAAAATCAACGTCGTTGCCACCGTCCGAGTCGCCAAAGGCGGTGGAGCCGGTAAGCCCATCGAAGTTGCAGTAGATACAGGCGTTTTGACAGGAGTTGGCGGTTTCGGAAGAACCTCCACAAGGAGCAGGCAGCTGGGCATACAGGTTGGCTGTGATGGCCAGCACCAAAGGCAGGAGTAGTGCTGTTTTTGCCATGGAATCGGCGTTTTAGTATTGTTTGATAAAAAGGATTAGTGCCGCTTGCGACACGAGTT
This genomic interval from Saprospiraceae bacterium contains the following:
- a CDS encoding gliding motility-associated C-terminal domain-containing protein, with protein sequence MAKTALLLPLVLAITANLYAQLPAPCGGSSETANSCQNACIYCNFDGLTGSTAFGDSDGGNDVDFCGTLENAQWIGFIAGSTSATFTANPFFCNDGNGVQIALYADCTSAPLKCNIGKENGGNTPVSVSVDNLNPGSNYYLLIDGYAGDLCNFTISVTPNDAVYEPPLGMVGPISGPTEACPGAVFPYFVAAVQGAGAYIWDGPPGTLVNGEPVPAVVLGPAGSLVDITIGDQSGPICVQAANSCKRNPPCASSLNITVLPDSYRPTLTMEKPQALNCTNEPAELVVQVTPPANYAYRWVADSVGHIVSGADRLRVKVDSVGLYTLTATNTVNGCASTDSLEVVEPLIPDAATLDVRPITCYGERNGILQVSGVANGVGPYLYSIDNKPFNQDPQIRFLDPGDHTLTIQGANGCEFDTVFTMPEPAELLVVLDPDTAIHLGQTIDLWRETVVNYPERANEVLISPAELTEFLCEDCPYAPTYSFRYRVTVIDSNGCQATDDRTVTVTKERYVYIPNIFTPDNSSDGGNDIFTVFGGEDVEMVKLLRVYNRWGKAIFENRNFAPNDVLAGWNGRVSGDGINPAVFIYEAEVLFKDGETERFLGDVTVVR